A genomic region of Dreissena polymorpha isolate Duluth1 chromosome 4, UMN_Dpol_1.0, whole genome shotgun sequence contains the following coding sequences:
- the LOC127876688 gene encoding uncharacterized protein LOC127876688, with product MGVKRRWLLIKVTGLVVVLMLVLHGPFLDSMFKFQINLFPNTLLVSHNKRENILLNGKQYPDSHSSLIRLHVAQKLHDTSADVEPCPLPYATNTLKVPDEMPTQCVRIQPDRDSCLVATEIFGILGDTHGICQQFKTGDHCHLKESLGQWNVYCNGTCNLGWNFGTIDIQTGATIWTEVANTTELQYRVLSLINKPNVGFCLIACGEQNKLPTALSDRFSYNYDTNYVPYQPQILTLPHMVPTKVKHPNQRSNTTKKGSVNFNFILLDSVSRHHFFRMLSKTLNVLNSINIFQAKHSHIFLDFELVQGVRSRTFETLQALFSGEINPYSKPFGTQAMPKEKLNIGSLLRPLKRLGYNTLWLEDLCPLWEWGISKDLLVYNKTLDFQELWKRLQREVKASGIDSLGNTLSSCKILHENGVPDPFHGPDQICYNGKHHHDYLFEYLKMYHDRMQMSSENFFTFAESNQGHEDSGIRVKYLDTTLAEHVRFALGRKSTMTIIFSDHGNAYGPYVKDTFEGRLETFHPFLFMIVPKELKHLLTESQMNALIVNQKRLISILDLHYTLTYIIHYVISMKGESYNFKVTEFNKQFNVTERGLLEEISPQRTCSNLPRIMPNLCICKGYDIAAASAGYHYVLAQYFVGQMNNEILRQRKEGQRMLGSMSAGGFGRCKRLRVSAIKNVQESKINDQRTQVKMDLYVEATGQQPSEVFFITLYRDPMSITTGPYERTTPYSPYTQCADTGVKVNLCICDKNVASEELTNSASHTIGPEKFKGRFSKPETNFKATYRYMENNPTAFSKQKSQVNLDDRSYDLNFNLRNISTFLSTYKTKALKISLHTYTLDNVDCLVMFKQFNSAGASFEVANMCDRDVAVTYVAQSRNVILMKGGEYNINLMVGDVVHVLSAVVRDNRKVWNCDVLMKVT from the exons ATGGGTGTGAAAAGAAGATGGTTGCTTATAAAAGTAACTGGACTAGTCGTAGTGTTAATGCTAGTTTTGCATGGACCGTTTTTGGACTCAAtgttcaaatttcaaataaacctgTTCCCTAATACTCTATTAGTATCACATAATAAAAGGGAAAACATCTTGCTAAATGGAAAACAATATCCTGATAGCCATTCTAGTCTTATTAGACTGCATGTTGCTCAAAAGTTGCATGACACCAGCGCTGATGTAGAACCATGTCCTCTACCTTACGCGACT AATACATTGAAGGTTCCTGATGAAATGCCCACGCAATGCGTGCGTATCCAGCCAGACAGAGACTCATGTCTAGTTGCAACCGAAATATTTGGTATCCTTGGTGATACACACGGGATTTGTCAACAGTTTAAAACTGGAGATCACTGCCATTTGAAG gaaAGCCTCGGACAGTGGAACGTTTATTGCAACGGAACATGCAACTTGGGTTGGAACTTCGGTACTATCGACATTCAAACAGGAGCCACGATATGGACAGAGGTTGCTAACACAACCGAGTTGCAATATCGTGTGTTGTCTTTAATTAACAAACCGAATGTAGGCTTCTGTCTGATAGCATGTGGAGAACAAAACAAACTACCTACTGCCTTGTCAGATCGCTTTTCGTATAATTATGACACAAATTACGTTCCATATCAGCCTCAGATACTGACACTTCCACATATGGTGCCGACCAAAGTGAAACATCCAAATCAAAGGTCGAACACAACGAAAAAAGGATCAGTTAATTTCAACTTCATTCTCTTAGACTCGGTCTCCAGACATCATTTCTTTCGAATGCTTTCTAAAACGCTCAATGTTCTTAACAGCATCAACATATTTCAGGCGAAACACAGTCATATTTTCCTTGATTTTGAACTCGTTCAAGGTGTTAGGTCAAGGACGTTTGAAACCCTTCAAGCTCTATTTAGCGGTGAAATCAACCCGTATTCTAAGCCATTTGGGACGCAGGCTATGCCAAAAGAAAAACTGAACATAGGCTCACTTCTTCGACCGTTGAAACGTTTGGGATACAACACCCTATGGCTTGAAGACTTGTGTCCATTATGGGAATGGGGTATTTCGAAAGATTTGCTGGTGTATAATAAAACATTAGATTTTCAGGAACTCTGGAAGAGATTGCAGCGCGAGGTTAAGGCATCTGGAATTGATAGCCTAGGAAACACATTGAGTAGTTGTAAGATTTTGCACGAAAACGGCGTCCCCGATCCTTTTCATGGCCCCGACCAGATTTGTTATAACGGAAAGCATCACCACGATTACCTGTTCGaatatttgaaaatgtaccaTGACCGTATGCAAATGTCTTCTGAGAATTTCTTCACATTCGCGGAATCAAACCAAGGCCACGAGGACTCGGGCATTCGGGTAAAATATCTGGACACGACTTTAGCAGAACATGTTCGATTTGCTCTGGGTCGCAAATCAACAATGACCATAATTTTCTCCGACCATGGCAATGCATATGGTCCATATGTAAAGGATACATTTGAGGGGAGACTTGAAACGTTTCATCCTTTTCTCTTTATGATCGTCCCGAAAGAACTAAAGCATTTGTTGACAGAATCTCAGATGAACGCTTTAATTGTAAATCAGAAAAGATTGATAAGCATTCTGGATTTACATTACACGCTTACCTATATTATACATTATGTAATCTCAATGAAAGGAGAATCTTATAATTTTAAAGTCACAGAATTTAACAAACAGTTTAACGTCACAGAGAGGGGATTGTTGGAGGAGATATCGCCACAACGAACCTGCAGCAATCTGCCAAGAATTATGCCCAACCTTTGTATTTGCAAAGGTTATGACATTGCAGCAGCAAGTGCGGGCTATCACTACGTTCTTGCTCAGTATTTTGTGGGTCAAATGAATAACGAAATTCTTCGTCAGAGGAAGGAAGGACAACGTATGTTAGGCTCAATGTCTGCAGGGGGCTTTGGAAGGTGTAAGCGTCTACGCGTGTCTGCCATTAAAAATGTACAGGAAAGCAAAATAAAC GATCAGAGGACCCAGGTGAAAATGGATTTATATGTTGAAGCAACGGGACAGCAGCCCTCGGAGGTGTTCTTCATCACGCTATATCGGGACCCCATGTCCATCACCACTGGGCCGTACGAGCGAACTACGCCCTACAGCCCATATACCCAGTGTGCCGACACAGGGGTTAAGGTGAATCTTTGCATATGTGATAAGAACGTTGCTTCCGAGGAACTCACCAACTCGGCTTCGCATACTATCGGACCTGAAAAGTTCAAGGGACGCTTTTCTAAACCTGAAACTAATTTTAAAGCAACTTACCGTTATATGGAAAATAACCCGACAGCATTTTCAAAACAGAAATCACAAGTGAATTTAGATGATAGGAGTTATGATTTAAATTTCAATTTGAGGAACATTAGTACTTTTCTATCGACGTATAAAACAAAGGcattaaaaataagtttgcaCACGTATACTTTGGATAATGTCGATTGTCTGGTGATGTTTAAACAATTCAACTCAGCCGGGGCGTCTTTTGAAGTCGCAAATATGTGTGACAGGGATGTGGCCGTTACCTATGTAGCTCAAAGCCGAAATGTGATTCTAATGAAGGGCGGTGAATATAATATTAACCTCATGGTGGGTGACGTTGTACATGTATTATCAGCGGTTGTACGAGATAACAGAAAAGTATGGAATTGCGACGTTCTTATGAAAGTAACCTGA
- the LOC127876700 gene encoding uncharacterized protein LOC127876700: MIKPLLVTAIAMVLVCAHRPELQKEYFDNVEMSCNENDTMFNFTSSASIAKRYWLLPNGTLLYSNTNTSANVDIAPDNFTLTVYKISDTDFGYYYCLLVRSDNTVDTIAYGLNTDGPYYGDLLAIYSRKAMVGGIAAGILFAILAGFCAVWQLRYKTRVRRNRTVDDIDKAIDGFDLKAYDNVALELDDKRSGSNGVATSSVDEDKGTDPKIIYK, from the exons ATG ATCAAGCCGCTGTTAGTTACTGCTATCGCCATGGTGCTTGTTTGTGCACATAGACCAGAGCTACAGAAAGAATATTTCGACAATGTAGAAATGTCCTGCAACGAAAACGACACGATGTTCAATTTCACGTCAAGTGCGTCCATTGCAAAACGCTACTGGCTCCTACCAAACGGAACACTATTGTATTCGAACACAAATACGTCCGCCAACGTTGACATTGCCCCTGACAACTTCACTCTTACGGTATACAAGATATCGGATACGGATTTCGGTTATTACTATTGCCTACTTGTTAGATCTGATAACACGGTGGACACTATTGCTTATGGACTCAACACGGACGGACCTTATTACGGCGACCTTTTGGCGATTTACTCCCGTAAAGCCATGGTGGGAGGAATAGCGGCGGGGATACTGTTTGCTATTCTCGCGGGGTTCTGCGCGGTCTGGCAGCTGAGGTACAAGACACGCGTGCGCCGCAACAGGACGGTGGACGATATAGATAAGGCTATAGACGGGTTCGACTTAAAGGCATACGATAACGTAGCGCTAGAGTTGGACGACAAACGGAGTGGAAGCAACGGAGTTGCGACAAGTAGCGTTGACGAGGACAAAGGGACTGACCCGAAGattatatataaatga
- the LOC127878816 gene encoding uncharacterized protein LOC127878816 — translation MTLKTCVLLCMVFGSALSACNFPSKLKDADWLSSVKGLLSFNQTHLTGYDIGSFTGLSFECYLYDGGNFIIKSNEFDALGGNFVNAFVCLKFEKITDQKYLYYLLTSKIDDINEHVILIDNTATSVTSAEVCTAASDAGTIQNAKMLVKDGYMTSEQIQCPDVILGKYDILADSRVNSLACSSPVWNGCTDIQTMSVSEKGVLCNGTYFFSENASASCLYSGKTSDDEVIVYTYNYEQPNLTDTSNALFTCMVISKNSTGSVFVTMRPNECNSTQTSTSLSDDDAEGQTLEMKTKFPVITTPSKATPSTTTATSTMSAGLVGGIIAIVVVAVAAVVIVVVIVIIKKKNAKKVDPRIIDKEVTDVEETEKSRELDAVTPSVVKTEMSARNGVSHGKLTQVLGPEYTMSNATDEKKAEAVETAAEYHYVELHELESIHKLPPIETGHTPREALSPLDTQLKKSTLPAIK, via the exons ATGACACTAAAAACCTGTGTTTTGTTGTGTATGGTTTTTGGCTCAG CGCTCTCTGCCTGCAACTTCCCATCAAAACTGAAAGATGCTGATTGGTTGAGCTCGGTGAAAGGGCTACTGTCTTTTAACCAGACACACCTCACCGGTTATGACATCGGCTCCTTCACGGGCCTGTCGTTCGAATGTTACCTCTACGATGGTGGAAATTTCATAATTAA ATCGAACGAATTCGACGCTCTTGGGGGTAACTTTGTGAACGCATTCGTGTGTTTGAAGTTCGAGAAGATAACAGATCAGAAGTATCTGTACTACCTGCTTACAT CTAAAATAGATGATATCAACGAGCATGTGATCCTCATCGACAACACGGCGACAAGCGTCACTTCCGCCGAGGTGTGTACTGCCGCGTCCGACGCCGGTACCATCCAGAATGCCAAAATGCTCGTGAAAGACG GTTACATGACCTCGGAGCAGATCCAGTGCCCGGATGTCATCCTCGGCAAGTATGACATCCTGGCGGACTCGAGGGTGAACTCGTTAGCCTGCTCGAGCCCTGTCTGGAACGGATGCACGGATATACAGACGATGTCCGTCTCAGAGAAAGGTGTCCTGTGCAATGGAACATACTTCTTCTCTG AGAACGCCTCTGCGAGCTGCCTTTACAGCGGCAAGACTTCGGATGACGAGGTCATCGTGTACACGTATAACTATGAGCAGCCCAATTTGACAGACACAAGTAACGCCTTGTTCACATGCATG GTGATCAGCAAGAACTCAACTGGTTCTGTGTTCGTGACCATGAGACCCAACGAGTGTAACAGCACACAGACCTCTACCAGCCTGTCGGATGATGATGCTGAGGGACAGACCCTAGAAATGAAAACGAAAT TTCCAGTTATAACGACCCCGTCAAAGGCTACACCTTCCACTACTACAGCCACATCTACAATGAGCGCTGGCCTTGTCGGTGGAATTATCGCGATCGTCGTAGTAGCAGTCGCAGccgtagtgatagtagtagtgaTTGTAATTATAAAGAAAAAGAACGCCAAGAAAGTCGACCCAAGAATCATTGATAAGGAGGTAACGGACGTGGAGGAAACGGAAAAGAGCCGGGAACTGGACGCTGTCACACCGAGCGTCGTTAAAACGGAAATGTCTGCTAGAAATGGGGTCTCCCATGGTAAGTTGACGCAGGTCCTTGGTCCCGAGTACACAATGTCGAATGCGACAGACGAAAAGAAAGCGGAGGCTGTTGAAACTGCGGCCGAATATCATTATGTTGAACTGCATGAGCTGGAAAGCATCCATAAGTTGCCTCCGATCGAGACTGGGCATACGCCACGAGAGGCGTTGTCACCTCTTGATACACAGCTCAAAAAGTCCACACTTCCAGCTATTAAATAA